The Gemmatimonadota bacterium genome includes a window with the following:
- a CDS encoding BamA/TamA family outer membrane protein, whose amino-acid sequence MNTDKHISVWRYLLFAIWMVCIVSSAGGEVRAIVKRVEVEGARSVSARDVRGWLVTRAGVAVDSALLRKDVYRILKGYQARGFWHVAVAFSMRAGDAAVAFAIVEGVRTRVASVDVRGDLIFDRSDVLMTFGLAQGMVLLESDLNQRLDHLLRFYEDRGYPFCALRPDVRFDGDGAWVQVEVSPGPLVHVDTVRFEGNETTREDVLLRHISFVAGEVYDQRRVDAFVRQLQILPFIDRVYTPELVSAGDEMALVISVEESRHTRVEGVLGVGSGQGLTGEIALDVLNFSGGGREGYALWSRQGVGLSNLRLSYREPYVLNSPLSGWGAVEMVARPGYVTHKFGGGADVSVGGGARFFGGVAHRRVLPDSSGLEFFEAERMWSIESGVRFDRRGHAMGGWKAEIRGEVGEVSDGVRRVQWGVDGQVFLPVGRQSVVAGRARVFWVGQKGDVPQSAGIWLGGAQSLRGYREEMFWGTNAGWVNVEWRWLIGPKARLFAFVDAGRIEGAEMRSWPVSYGIGLLANGRMGAVGIDYGLPRGESLGQGMVHVRMVSAF is encoded by the coding sequence ATGAATACGGATAAACACATAAGCGTGTGGCGGTATTTGCTTTTTGCGATTTGGATGGTTTGTATTGTGTCCAGCGCGGGGGGAGAGGTGCGTGCGATTGTGAAGCGCGTGGAGGTTGAAGGTGCGCGGTCTGTAAGTGCGCGCGATGTGCGGGGGTGGTTGGTTACGCGGGCGGGTGTTGCGGTGGATTCGGCGTTGTTGCGAAAGGATGTTTACCGCATTTTGAAGGGGTATCAGGCGCGTGGATTCTGGCATGTGGCGGTGGCTTTTTCTATGCGCGCGGGCGATGCGGCGGTGGCTTTTGCGATTGTTGAAGGGGTGCGAACGCGGGTCGCGTCTGTGGATGTGCGCGGTGATTTGATTTTTGATCGATCTGATGTGCTTATGACATTTGGTCTGGCGCAGGGTATGGTGTTGCTTGAGAGCGATTTGAACCAGCGGTTGGATCATTTGTTGCGTTTTTATGAAGACCGGGGCTATCCGTTTTGCGCGTTGCGTCCAGATGTGCGATTTGACGGCGATGGGGCATGGGTGCAGGTGGAGGTGTCGCCCGGTCCTCTGGTGCATGTCGATACGGTGCGTTTTGAGGGCAATGAAACGACGCGGGAAGATGTTTTGTTGCGGCACATTTCGTTTGTTGCGGGCGAGGTCTATGACCAGCGTCGCGTGGATGCTTTTGTGAGGCAGTTGCAGATTTTGCCGTTTATTGACCGGGTTTATACGCCTGAACTGGTATCTGCCGGTGATGAGATGGCACTTGTAATCAGTGTAGAGGAGTCGCGCCACACGCGCGTTGAAGGGGTGCTCGGTGTGGGGTCTGGACAGGGTTTGACCGGGGAGATCGCGCTCGATGTTCTGAATTTTTCCGGTGGGGGACGAGAGGGGTACGCGCTGTGGTCGCGGCAGGGTGTGGGGTTGTCGAATTTGCGCTTGTCGTATCGCGAACCCTATGTTTTAAATAGTCCGCTTTCCGGTTGGGGTGCGGTGGAGATGGTTGCGCGCCCGGGGTATGTGACGCATAAGTTTGGGGGTGGCGCAGATGTTTCTGTGGGTGGGGGCGCGCGGTTTTTTGGCGGTGTTGCACACAGGCGCGTTTTGCCCGATTCCTCGGGGTTGGAATTTTTCGAGGCTGAGAGGATGTGGTCTATCGAGTCGGGTGTTCGATTTGATCGGCGAGGGCATGCTATGGGCGGTTGGAAAGCGGAGATCCGGGGAGAGGTTGGCGAGGTTTCTGATGGGGTTCGGCGGGTGCAGTGGGGTGTTGATGGACAGGTGTTTTTGCCTGTGGGCAGGCAGTCTGTTGTTGCGGGTCGAGCGCGGGTTTTTTGGGTGGGACAAAAGGGGGATGTGCCGCAGTCTGCTGGCATCTGGCTGGGGGGCGCACAATCGCTGCGGGGCTATCGGGAAGAGATGTTCTGGGGAACAAATGCGGGGTGGGTCAATGTGGAATGGCGGTGGTTGATAGGACCGAAAGCGCGGCTTTTTGCTTTTGTCGATGCGGGGCGGATTGAAGGGGCAGAGATGCGTTCATGGCCTGTGTCCTACGGCATTGGTCTTTTGGCAAATGGACGGATGGGCGCAGTTGGAATAGATTATGGGTTGCCACGGGGCGAAAGTCTGGGACAGGGTATGGTGCATGTGCGGATGGTTAGTGCGTTTTAG